The Mya arenaria isolate MELC-2E11 chromosome 16, ASM2691426v1 genome includes a window with the following:
- the LOC128222229 gene encoding high mobility group protein 20A-like, which yields MELSNLKLPFTFEDEASKESHDLNVDGSFVSTDATFIQPHPVPAPDMTVDESSASTVTQQTEKRKGGWPKGKKRKKAKDTNAPKQPLSGYIRFVNERRERVRQENPGMTFAVMTRMLGSEWTKLPQHEKQKYLEDAERDKERFNREMEAYQKTDAFRQFKQQQEKMAKLEMEKESSGVEDEDDQDSGTFEVPIFTEEFLDHNKARESELRQLRKQTTELEEQNAILGKHIDNMKQAIDKLQMEAIQQRNNNMALQGHLDALRQTLTANFSSIPLPGSNEVPTIETIDNYMARLHTVILEQPQKNDKLITQVRDIVGRLNIDSSS from the exons ATGGAGCTGTCTAACTTGAAGTTGCCGTTTACGTTTGAAGATGAGGCATCCAAGGAAAGCCATGACCTTAATGTGGATGGCAG TTTTGTGAGTACAGATGCCACGTTTATTCAGCCACATCCTGTTCCCGCCCCAGATATGACAGTGGATG AGTCGTCAGCCAGCACAGTCACACAACAAACAGAG AAACGAAAGGGCGGTTGGCCAAAAggcaagaaaagaaaaaaagccaAGGACACCAATGCCCCAAAACAGCCTCTCTCTGGATATATTAG ATTTGTGAATGAAAGAAGGGAGCGAGTTCGCCAAGAAAATCCCGGAATGACGTTTGCTGTAATGACCCGCATGCTTGGATCAGAGTGGACGAAACTACCCCAACATGAAAAACAG AAATACTTGGAGGATGCAGAGCGAGACAAGGAGAGATTTAATCGGGAGATGGAGGCTTATCAGAAAACCGATGCTTTTCGACAGTTTAAACAGCAGCAGGAAAAAATGGCAAAGT TGGAGATGGAGAAGGAGAGCTCTGGTGTGGAAGATGAGGACGATCAAGACTCTGGAACATTTGAGGTGCCTATATTTACTGAGGAGTTCCTCGATCATAATAAAG CGAGGGAGTCTGAATTGCGACAGCTACGAAAACAGACGACCGAGTTAGAGGAGCAGAATGCTATACTTGGAAAACACATAGACAACATGAAACAG GCAATAGACAAGTTACAAATGGAAGCAATACAACAAAGAAACAATAACATGGCGTTACAGGGTCACCTTGACGCACTGAGGCAGACACTCACGGCTAACTTTAGTAGCATACCCCTCCCAG GTTCGAATGAAGTTCCAACAATTGAGACAATAGATAATTACATGGCTCGGTTACATACTGTCATTCTGGAACAGCCCCAGAAAAATGATAAACTCATCACTCAAGTGCGAGATATTGTCGGAAGACTAAATATTGACAG